The Paenibacillus sp. FSL H7-0357 nucleotide sequence CTCAATCAAAGCGAGCGGGTATATGCCTATAACTTTGATGGTACGAGATACGATGTCGGCGAACGCCTTGGATATATTTTAACCACATTGGAATTTGCCCTGCAGAGTGAGGACTTGCGCTATCCGGTAATGGATGCCATGTCGGAATGGCTCAGCAAGGCCGGACAAACCACGCTTAGCTAAAAATGAGGAGAACCACAAAACCTTTAGGAGGAATGAGGAGAAATGAGCATGCAAAAACTGCCGGAAGACTATGAGGCCGTCCTGCCGAAACTTTACATGCTGCATGCCAAAGAAGGGAATAAAGGTATGGATTCCTATCTGGTGATGAAGCGGATTATCGACATTTTTTTCTCCGCTCTTGGCCTTCTCGTACTGCTGCCGCTATTCACTCTTGTTGCTGTCCTGATCAAGCTGGAGGATCCGAAAGGCAAAGTGTTCTTCCGGCAAACCCGGGTAGGCAAAGAAGAGAAGCTGTTCCCAATGTATAAGTTCAGATCTATGGTGTCTAATGCTGAAGAGCTGAAGGCGAATCTGATGGCTTATAACGAAGTGAGCGGCGCAATGTTCAAAATCAAGAATGATCCCCGGATTACACGGACGGGAAGATTTCTGCGCAAGACGAGCATTGATGAACTGCCTCAGCTCTGGAACGTGCTGATGGGCCATATGAGTCTGGTTGGCCCCCGTCCTCCGCTCGTTGAAGAGGTGGCGCAGTATTCGGAATACGACAAGCAGCGGCTCATAGTTACACCGGGCTGCACAGGTTATTGGCAGGTAAATGCCAGAAACAGCGTCGGCTTTGACGAGATGGTGCAGCTGGATTTAACCTACATCCAGATCCGGAGCACGATGCTGGATCTCAAAATCATTGCGAAAACCGCCCTGATGCTGCTCGGGTCCAAAAATGCTTATTAAAAATATGGAAATTGGGTGAATGCCGATGCTTGAATACGGAGATGTACCTAAGATTTCCATCATTATCTGCACCTATAACCGATCGGTTTTGCTAGTCAAAACCCTTCAATCGCTGCTGTCATTGGAGAATCTGCATCAGGCAGAGATCATCGTGGTGGATAACCACTCCAAGGATGATACGGCGTCCGTCACCAAACGCTTTATGGAGACGGAAGGAGCAGAGATGGATATCCGTTATCTTCTGGAACCGGTACAGGGGTTGTCGGCAGCCCGAAATACGGGGATTCTGGCTTCCAAGTCGCCAATCATTGCCTTTCTTGATGATGATGCGATTCCTTGCCGAACCTGGATAACAACGATTGTTGACAGTTTTGAACAACATCCGGAAGTGATGGCCATGGGCGGAAAAATCGCTCCGATCTTTGAAAGTAAGCGGCCTGAATGGCTCATTAAGCCGTTTGAACTGCCTTACACGATTGTAGATCTGGGCGACCGGGTGAGGGAATATCCGAAACGGCTGCATCCCTGCGGAGCCAACATGGCTATGCGTAAGCTTGTATTTGACATCAGCCTGTTTCCTCTGGAGCTCGGAAGAAAGGGAGATTCACTTCTCTCCGGTGAAGAGACCTGGTTATTCGGTCAAATACAGGGAGAAGGACATTCCATTCTCTATCATCCTCAGATGGCGGTCGATCATTTCGTACCGGCAGGCCGTCTGACTGAAGATTGGATTATGAAAAGATATTACAGTCAAGGCATATCCAACGCTATGAAAAGCGAAGGTGTGAAGGGCAATCTGATCCTGCTGGTCAAGACGGCCGCCAAAGTAGTCTATATCATGGCGGATTCGATCCTCTCCAGAAGCAAGGGAAGAAAGCTTCTGAACAGATGCCGGCTGGAGAGTATTCGGGGAACTCTTCATATGATTTGGAACCGGAAGAGGCAATCTGCAGCGGGGTGAGGGAAGACAATGACTAATTTTGGGTGGGGCTCAAAAATCAACGCTTTGCCATACGGAATGCTCTACCTGGTGTCTGCCCTGTTCCTCGGAACAGCGGTCATTTACCAGCCGGCAATTGCGGTAGCTGCCGTACTCCTGATTATATTGCTGGTTGTCTCTCTCTCTCGTCCTGAACTGATCAGTTATTTCGTTCTGTTGACGACAGCGATCTCCATTAACTTCTTGTATAACGGCAGCATGTTCGGGATTGAAATTCTTTCCCTCTACAAGCTGGTTATCCTGATGCTTCTGGTGCCTTGCATTCTGGTCAACGGCCTGAAGTTCCGTCTCAGTCCTCCGCTCTGGGCCATGGTAGCACTGGTGTTCATCACCTTTGGCTTCTCGATCTGGCTGCCGGAGATGAGCTCATCCATTGCCATAAAAGCCTTTATCGGTCTGTCGCTTCCCTTCGTGTTTCTCCTGATCAACTGGAAGAAAGAAGTGGCTGAGAAGCAAATCCGCATCATCACTTTGCTGCCGCTGGTCAGCGTGCTGGCTGGAGTGGTGCTGCAGGCGGCTCATATCCATTCATTTCTCGATATCGAGTTCACGGGCGCTATACGGATACAGGGGGCGAACATTCCAGCGCATCTGGCTATGCTGGCTTTTATGGGAGTGGGCATCGCATTTATTGAGGTGAAACGGAGTCCGCAGCATATCAAGTTTTTCTACACCGTGCTGGCGCTGAACTTTCTAATCCTGATCGGAACAGGAACGCGGGGACCGATATTAGCCCTGGTTTTGATGGTTCTCTACTATTTTTACGACATTTCCCGTCAGTACTTAAAGGGGAGAACGCAATATCTGATTCCGCTGCTGTGCTCGTTTCTCCTGATTGTCTCGGCTGTCTATCTGCAGCTGGACAACATCAAGAAGCGCTCCTTCGAACGGACGACCGAAACGGGTGTTGATTTGTCGGGACGGGCGGAGGCCTGGGAATATTTCCTGCACAAAGCGGAGGATTCGCCCCTTGCGGGCAGAGGACTCGGCGCAGTGACTGTAGCCAATGACGGGTCGCTGTACAAAGGCTTTGTGGTTCCGCACAACGAGTACATCCGGTTTTATTTCGATGGAGGATATGTCGGCGCCATCCTGCTGTTGCTTTCCTTATTGGCTGTGTTTCTTCTGGTTTACAGAGCTTTGGCACCGCCGGTCAAACCTTACTATCTGCTCTTTATTGCAGCGTTCCTAATTTATTCTTTTTCCGACAACACGCTGTCGACGGTCCAATCCATTATTCCGTTCTGTTGGTACCTGAACTGCCTGTATCGATCTTCACAGCCAACCGATTCCCCACAAAAAGAAGTGATACGATGAACCAAGTGAATATGTTCGATGTCAATTTCGATAACTATGATTTCATGGATCTGCTTGAATACATTGACAAGACCATTAAGGAAAGGAATCAATCCTACATCCTGACCTGCAATGTCGATCATGTGATCAAGCTTCGCAAGGACAAAGAGTTTAGGGCGGTATATTCCGAAGCGGGTGCCGTAGTGGCGGATGGAATGCCGCTGATCTGGGCTTCGAAGATGCTGGGCAAGCCGCTGAAGCAGAAGGTCTCCGGATCAGATCTCTTCAGCCGCCTGGGTGACGCCTTCGAGCAAAGAAAGTACCGGCTGTTCTTTCTGGGCTCGGCGGAAGGTGTGCCAGAGCGGGCGACAAAGAATTTAAAGGCGGCTTATCCCGGCATGAACATTGTCGGCTGTTATTCTCCCTCCTACGGTTTTGAGCACAACGAGGAAGAGAATCAGCGTATTATCCAAATGCTGACCGAAACCCAGCCGGATATTGTATTCGTCGGTGTGGGCGCACCGAAGCAGGAGAAATGGATCTACCGGCATTACACCTCCTACCGGGCGCCGATTTCCATCGGCGTGGGAGCGACGTTTGATTTCCTCTCGGGCTCCGTCAAACGGGCGCCGGACTTTATGCAGAAAACAGGGCTTGAATGGTTCTGGCGGCTGAGCCAGGAACCGGGACGCCTGTGGAAAAGATATCTTGTAGATGATGCCCAGTTCCTGGTCCTGCTGCTTAAAGAGCTGCGCAAGCGGGATAAGATCAAGGGCGGGAGATTTGAGTAAACATACGAAATTTGGATGGCCATAGGGCGGAGGTGGGGAAATGAAGATGATGAGCCAGAATGAAAGCAACCTGACATTGCCATCCCTCACTTCGGTGAAGTCAGGCGTCATGATGACGCTGATCTGCGCTATGTGCCTGGGGCTTCCGCTGCTGATCGGCTTCGCCAGTGCGAAGCTCAGCTCTTCCAGCAGTCTGCAGGGGGTCATTCTGGCAGGGATTCTATTCCCCGCATTCCTGCTGGCGCTGCTGAAGCCGAAACACCTGATCGCCTATACTCTGCTGATCTGGGCGGTGGCCCCGGAGCTGCGGCGTATCGCCGACTGGTACGAAGGGGTCTACCACTCGGTATCCCTGCTCAGCCTGGCGCCTCTGCTGACGGGAGCAACACTTGCGATTCCGGTGCTGAAGGAAATCCACAGAATCCGGAAATCCTCCACGCGGATCATCCTGCTGTTCTCGGTAGCGTTGGCCTACGGCGCATTGATCGGTCTGGCGAAGAACGGCATAGGCTCGGTATACGATTTGGCTAACTACATCGTACCGCTGCTGCTGATTCCGTTCTTCGCGGTAACGCGTTTCAAGCCTAAGGATATTGACCGGCTGCTGTACGCTTTTGCCAATATCGCAGTCCTGGTGGCGATCTACGGCATCATCCAATATCTGACGGTTCCTCCCTGGGACGCTTTCTGGATGAGGAATGCAGATATGATGTCCATCGGAACACCGTATCCCTTGGAAATCCGCGTCTTTTCCACTCTGAATTCTCCCGGACCGGCGGCGACCTTCCTGGTATTCGCCCTCGTCCCGATGATTCTGGAGAAAAGATGGCAAGGCACGCTGCGCTGGATCGGTGTCCTGCTCGTTGTGGTCTGTCTGCTGACCACGCTGGTGCGTTCCGCCTGGCTGGTCCTGCTGGTTATGCTGCTGGTGTACATCGCCTCTTCTCCCTCCAAAGGGAAGTGGAAAACCCTGCTTCAGCTGGGATTTGTAGCAGTAGCGCTGATCTGGATCGTTCCCAAGCTGCCGGGAGCAGAGGGGCTGGTGGCCCGCATGGAGACACTTACCTCCGTGCAGGAAGACCACTCCTATAATGAACGGCTCAGCTTATGGCAGAACATGCTGCCGATGGTAGCCGCTAATCCGGTTGGCCAGGGAATCGGCAGTGTAGGCCAAGGAACAAAGATTGGCAACGGCGGGGAGCTTGGAGAGTACGGCAACATGGACAACGGCGTTATCGCACTGCTGCTTACCTTTGGAGTACTGGGCGCCTTATTCTTCTTCGGCGCACTTGGGGCCGTCATTAAACAGATTGTGGTCAGAGTCACCAGCAAGGACAGTCTTCAGCCCTATGCCCGGCTATCGCTGGCAGCATGGATGGGGGCGGTAGTCAGCCTGGTGTCTGACAACGGATTCCCCGGACTCAAGGGATATCTGATATGGATGCTGATCGGCCTTGGGCTAAGCGCCAAAGAGATTATTGAGAGCAGAAAGAAGGGAACACCACATGCAGCAGTTGAACGCGAAATCACTTCCCACTAGCACAGTCTGGTCCTCGCTCAAGAAATTCACAAAGAGCAAGGACAACAGCTCGGCAGCCGTAAAAACCATGTTCGTCAGCGTGTTGATTCTGCTGGTTAACATGCTGACGGGTGTGCTGACTGCCCGCTATCTCGGGCCGACAGGCCGCGGGGAACAGACAGCTATGGTGAACTGGTCCCAGTTTCTGGCGTTCAGTATGAGCTTCGGTATTCCCTCGGCGCTGATCTACAATGCCAAGAAGAATCCGGATGAGGCCGGGGTGCTCTACCGGGTGGCGCTGATGATCGGCCTTGGGTTTGGCATGGTGGCCATGACAGTGGGAATCTTTGTCCTACCCTACTGGCTGGAATCCTTCAGTCCGGAGGTGGTGGTTTTTGCGCAATGGTCGATGATCCTGTGTCCGCTGATTGTGATCTCGCAGATTAACAACGCGGCATTTCAGTTCAGAGGGGATTACAAGACCTTTAACTGGATGCGTTATCTGGTTCCTCTGCTGACGCTGGCAGCCATTGGCGTTCTGATCCTCACGGATCATATGAATCCATTTACTACGGCACTGGCTTACTTGGTTCCATCCGTACCGCTGTTTATCGGAATGACAATCTTGCTGCTCCGCACCTACAGGGTGAAGCTGAAGGACGCATACCTGAATTTCAAAAGATTATTCACGTATGGCCTCGGCTCTTACGGAAATGACCTGCTCGGCCAATTCTCCGGCTATATCGACCAGATCATTATTGCCGGTCTGCTGCGGCCAGCCGATTTGGGACTGTATGCAGTAGCAGTGAGCTTGTCGCGGATGGTCAACTTCTTCTCGAACTCGATCACCGTGGTGCTTTTTCCAAAGGCTTCTGAGCTCTCGAAGGAGGAAGCGATCGCCCTTACCTTCAAAGCATTTCGGATCAGTACGACCTGCACCCTGCTCGGCGCGGTGTTCCTGATGCTGGTGGCCCCCTTCGTTATTCCGTTGCTGTACGGGAAGGATTTCAATACGGCGCTGACCGTATTCCGCCTGCTGCTGCTGGAAGTTACGATCAGCGGAGGCACACTGATTCTGGCTCAGGTCTTTATGGCGCTTGGCAAACCGAAATTCGTATCCATTCTTCAGGGAGTGGGCTTGATCCTGGTGATCCCGATGCTCTTCCTGCTGGTGCCGAAGTTCGGATTGTTCGGAGCAGGGGTGGCGATGTTGTCATCGGCTGTACTGCGGTTCTTGTTCATTATTCTCAATATTAAATACAACCTGAAGGTCAAGCTACCGCGGCTGCTGATCAACGGGGACGACATTAAGTGGATGAAGACGACGATGAATTCCTATATTCATAAAAAACCCGCGGATACGAGCAGTTAGAGAGCAGAGGTACGATGCGAGCTGCTTAGCTGCTAAATAAACAAGGGACGGTGTGAGAGGAATGGAGAGAAAGTTTGGAGCTGTAGAAGCGTTAGCGTTCGCCTTTGTTCTCTGATTTCAACCGCAGCTGGCGGTTCAATAATAGAAATCAGAGAACAACAGCGATCGAAAGCCCAAACATTTCTCGTAATGACGACAACCACCGGACCATCAAAGCAAAGGAGGAAACCTTCATGGATTCAGTGACAAGCGTGCTTGGCGGCCCGGGGAGTTACCCGATATCTGCTGTCATCATTGCTCAGGATGACGAAATTCGAATATCCAAAGCAATTCAATCCTGCCGACTTTTCGCCGACGAGGTGGTTGTAATCGACGGAGGAAGCAAAGACGGGACGGTGCAATTGGCCGAAAGCCTGGATTGCCGGGTATACGTCAACCCATGGCCCGGATACGCGAAGCAAAGAGAATTCGGAGTGGAACGCGCCGTCCATGATTGGGTCTTCCTGATTGATACCGATGAAGTGGTCAGCGATGAGCTGGCCAAGGATATTCTTGAGCGCAAGCCGGCGCTGACGGACCGGGGCGTAGCTTACTCGCTATACCGGATCGGTGATTTTCTGGGCAGATGGCTGGATAAGGGCGAGTATCTGGTGCGGCTGTACAACCGCAAGGAGTACGGTATCCGCAACTCCCTGGTGCATGAAATGCCCGAGGTGTTGGAGGAACGGACGGTTCGCTTGAACGGAACGCTCTGGCATCAGGGCTTCCGCAGCATCAATGACCATGTAACCCGGTTTAATAAATACACCGACCTGGAAGCGCAGAGCGCTTATGCGAGCGGCAAGCCGTTTAAGCTGAGAAATCTGCTGCTGCGGCCGCCGGCACGGTTCCTGCAGAAATATTTTCTGCACGGTTTGTTCAAGAAAGGCATTGCAGGGTTCGCGGTATCCGTATTTTGGGTGATGTATGAATTCATGGTCGGCTTCAAGCACTACGAATTGAACAGCTCCGGCAAGCTGGCCCAGCACAACGCACAGGGGCAGGCCGAGAAAGAAAAGAAAGGGGAGAGAAGCTATGCCGTACAGTGACGGATTAAACATTATGACGACAGGCCTCAGTTGGCCTTCGTTACAGCCCGGCGGGCTTAACACTTATTTTAAATCCGTTTGCGAGCAGCTCTCCTCACGCAACCAGGTGCATGCGCTGATCTGCAGTCAGGAGACGCCGTCCACCTCGAAGGAACTGATTATTCATAATGCCGGAGATCCCAAGGAAACGATCTGGAAGCGTAAGGATGCTTTTCAGCGTAAAGCTGCAGATTTGATGGGCAGCGGGAGCGGGCGCATTGATATTCTATATACCCACTTCGCACCCTACGGCGTTGGGCCGGCGATGGAAGCGAAGAAGCGGGGGATTCCGGTGGTCATGACTTTTCATGGCCCATGGAATGAAGAGATGAAGATCGAAGGCCAGGGCATTAAGCACCGGGTCAAAACAACGATTGCCAAATCTATTGAACGCAAGGCCTACAAGCTGGCCGACCAGTTCATTGTACTTAGCGAGTATTTCCGTGACATGCTGCACAGTCTGCATGGTGTGCCGCTGCACAAAATCATCGTGATCCCGGGTGCAGCCAATGTGGAGCGGTTCATCCCTGCCAGCAACCGGCTGGCTGTCCGCCGGACGCTGAATTTGCCGGAGGGAGCAACGACGGTACTGACGGTCCGGCGGCTGATGAACCGGATGGGGCTGCTGCAGCTTTTGGAAGCCTGGAAGCAGGTATCCGAGCGGTTCCCGAACGCGATTCTGCTGATCGGAGGCAAAGGTCCGCTGCGCGGAGAGCTGGAAGAAAAAATCTCCGATTATGGTCTCAGTAACAAAGTCAGGCTGCTTGGCTACATTCCCGATCATGAACTGGCCTCCTACTACCAGGCTGCTGACATGTTCGTGGTTCCTTCACAGGCACTCGAGGGCTTTGGACTTATCACCGTTGAAGCACTGGCTTCCGGTCTTCCGGTTATGGCTACTCCGGTCGGAGGCAACAAAGAGATTCTGCAGGGCTTCCGTCCGGAGCTGCTGTTCAAGGGTTCGACCAGTGATGATATGGCGGAGGGTATGATTCATATGCTCAGTAACCGCAAGCTGCTTCCCGGCCGTGACGAATGCAGAAACCATGTGCTGGAGAAATACACCTGGCAGCATGTGGGCGATCAAGTGGAATCGGTATTCCTTCAAACATTGGGAAAGGGTGTGGCTGCAGGATGCTAAAAGTCGCTTATATTGATCACACCGCCAAGTGGAGCGGAGGAGAGGTTGCGCTGTTCAACATTCTCACCAACATCGGCAAAGAGATTCAGCCGCTGGTCATCCTGGCCGAAGAAGGGGCGCTGGCTGAACGTCTGCGCGAAAAAGGCATCGACGTCCGCATCATCCCGCTTGATGAGAGCATCCGCAGCCGCGGCAGAAATGCCGTCAATCTCGGCGCTCCGGCTGCGGCGTTCAAGCTGCTGGCTTACGGCCGCAAGCTGGCGCCGCTGCTCAAACAGGAAAAGGTGGATTGTGTGCACACCAACTCCCTGAAATCGGCCTTCTATGGTGCAGTTGCCGCGAAGAAAGCGGGAGTGCCGCTGATCTGGCATATCCGGGACCATATCGGTGCCCCGTACCTGAAGCCGGTTGTCGCCAAGGCGATCCGGCTGCTGTCACGCCTGCTTCCCAATGGCGTGATTGCCAATTCCCATTCCACGCTGAATGCGCTGGAGCTGCCGCGTTCGAAGAAGACACTGGTGGTCTACTCCGCTTTTGCCAAAGCAATCGGCGAGAGCATCGGCAGACGGGACCAGAAGGATTTCAACGTCCTGCTGGTGGGCCGGCTGGCGCACTGGAAAGGCCAGCATATCGTGCTGGAGGCTGCCAAAGCGTTCAAGGATGACAGCCGTGTCCAGTTCTGGCTGGCCGGTGATGCCTTGTTCGGGGAAGAGGAATATAAACAGGAATTAATTCAAAAGATGCAGCAGGATGGGCTTACCAACGTCAAACTGCTGGGTCATGTGGATGACATACAAGGCCTTATGAAAACTGCTGATTTGCTGATTCACACTTCGATTACCCCCGAGCCATTCGGCCAGGTTATTGTCGAAGGCATGGCGGCTGGACTGCCGGTAATCGCCTCCAATGAAGGCGGCCCGGTAGAGATTGTGGTTCCCGGTGTAACGGGACTGCTGATCCAGCCTGGAGACCCAGTCGTACTTGCAGATTCCATCACCTGGATGCTGAACCATCCCGAAGAGCGAAGAAGGATGGCGGAAAGTGGAATGAAGCGGGTAAAAGAGCATTTTGTCATCGAGAATACGGTCAAGGACATCGTCGCTTATTACAAAGGATTGCTCGCCGCAACCTGAGCTGTTTTTCCGGACAATGCTAAAGCTTAAGGGCACCGTTCCTTCCATGCATTCACTACTTGATGATGCTGCTCCATAAAACTTTGAGGATGATTTACATGAAAATTGCGATAGCGCACGATTACTTAATCCAAATGGGCGGAGCGGAAAGAGTTGTGGAGGTCTTCCACCACATGTATCCGGAGGCTCCGATCTTCACGACGGTTTTTAACGGAAGCCGCCTGACCGACAACCTCAAAGATGCGGATATCCGGGCCTCCTGGCTGCAGAAGATCCCGGGAGTGAAGGCCAATTTTAAAGGGGTACTGCCGCTTTATCCGATGGCCATTCGTGATTTGGACTTTAGCGGGTACGATATCGTCCTGAGCTCCAGCAGTGCTTTTATGAAAAGCATAAAGGTTCCCGAATCCACGTTTCATCTATGCTACTGTCATACGCCAATGCGCTTTGCCTGGGATTATGACACGTACATGGAGCGGCAATCGAATTCCGGACTGTTCAAAAGACTGCTCAAGGTCTATATGCAGCGGCTCAAGACCTGGGATCAGCGGACATCCAAAAATGTAAACCAGTTCGTGGCCAACTCTTCCGTAGTGAAGACGCGGATTCAGAACTATTACCATAGGGATGCCGATGTGATCTTCCCGCCGATCAATACAGCCCGCTTCACCAGTTCCAGCTCTATCGGCGACTATTACCTGATCGTCTCCCGGCTTGTATCCTACAAACGGATCGACCTGGCAGTGGAGGCTTTTAGCCGGAATGGCCTTAAGCTCTATATCGTCGGCGACGGGCCGGACCGTAAGCGTCTGGAAGGAATGGCCAAAGATAATGTCACTTTTCTGGGCCGGCTGGAGGATGAAGAGGTTACGGGCCTGATGTCGAAATGCCGGGCGTTTATTTTTCCGGGAGAAGAAGATTTCGGAATTACGCCCCTGGAGGCGAATGCCGCTGGAAGACCGGTCATTGCTTATCAGGCCGGAGGGGCGCTGGATACCATAGTTCCTTATGTCAATGGCGTATTCTTTCAGAATCAGGAAGTGGATGATCTGCTGAAGGCTATCCACGAAGTGGAGTCCTATGCGTGGGACATCAGCAAGATTATGGGGCATGCGCATAAATTCGATGAACAGACGTTTATGGTTCAGTTCAAGCAGTATGTGGAACAGGCCTACGTTAATTTTCTTAAAGGAGGATGATTATATGAAGCTGGCAGTAATCGGTACCGGCTATGTCGGTCTTGTATCTGGCGTATGTTTTACACTTAACGGGAATCATGTCATCTGCGTCGATAAGGATGAGGAGAAAATCAATAAATTGAACCGGATGGAATCCCCCATCTATGAGCCGGGTATTGAGGCGCTGATCGAAATGAATCTCCGTGAGGGCAGATTATCCTTTTCGGCAGATCTGCAGGAATCGGTGCGCCTTTCTGATATCGTCATCCTCGCTGTAGGAACGCCTTCCCTGCCGGGCGGCGAAGCAGATTTAACGTATATCGAGGGAGCAGCCACAGAAATTGCGCAAGCGATGGAAGGCTATAAAATCATCATGACCAAGTCGACCGTACCGGTTGGCACAAATGAGAAAATCCGCAATCTTATTGCTTCCCACACGAATCATCCCTTCGATATCGTCTCCGCTCCCGAATTCCTGCGTGAAGGCTCGGCGATCCGCGATACGCTTCATCCTGACCGGATTGTGATTGGTCTGGATAATCCGCTTTTGGAGCCAACGATGCGCCAGCTACATCAAGGCTTCACTGAAAATATCTTCGTAACGGATATCCGCAGTGCGGAAATGATTAAATATGCATCGAATGCTTTCCTGGCAACCAAAATCTCCTTTATCAACGAAATTGCCAACATTTGCGAAAAAGTGGGAGCTGATGTAACCGAAGTGGCGGAAGGCATGGGGATGGACCGGAGAATCGGCTCAAGCTTCCTGCAGGCCGGAATCGGTTATGGAGGCTCCTGTTTCCCGAAAGATACCAATGCACTGATCCAGATCGCAGGTAACGTGGACTATGAGTTCAAGCTGCTGAAATCGGTGGTTGAGGTGAATAAAGGACAGCGGTTTATGATTATTTCCAAACTTCATGAGTCGCTCGGCAGCCTGCGCGGCGCGGTTATCGGAATTTGGGGGTTGGCCTTCAAGCCGAATACCGATGATGTACGCGAGGCACCTGCCCGTGAAATCGTCGAAGCGCTGGTAGCGGAGGGAGCTACAGTGAAGCTCTATGATCCGATTGCCGCCGATAACTTCAAAATGCAATACGATCATCCGCAGCTCCGCTGGTGCGGCCTGCCGGAAGAGGCGGCAGAAGGCAGTGATGCCGTATGCCTGCTGACCGACTGGAGCCAGTTCAAGGATATCGACCTGCATCGCTTGGCGGGCAGTATGCGCCGCCAGGTTTTGATCGACGGCCGCAACGTCTACTCCAAGGAGCAGATCGAAGGCACCGGCCTGGAGTACCATTCCGTCGGACGCCCGCAAATGGGCGGACTGAGCGGGTATTCGGCCAGCGTGGCTGGTGCGATCTAAGCTAACACCTTGCCCTTTACTGCCGTCAAACTAGCGGCAATGCCGGATCTTTAGCAGGGTGCTTCGCCTGTGGGTGCAAGCCGCGGGCGTGAATGTCTTGCTAGGGCGCATAGCCCAGCTGGAATCCATCTAAGTAAGCTGTTATGGAATGGAACGGAGAGGAATTTTGGAACTGTAGGAGCGAATGCGTCCGCCTGAAAGCTTTCCGTAGGAAAGCTCGCTTCGAAAGCATATGCAGTCTGCGGATTTCCACCGCGAACAGCGGTATAAATCAAGAAATCTGCAGACAACAGCGGCCGAAAGTCCAAACATTCCTTGCAGTGACTCTCATAACAGCCCAAGCTGGTAGAATTTTTGCGCAGCCTGCAGTGCTGCCTGAAGCAGTCTGTCTTTTGCATTAGCCGAACTGCAGCTCACAATAACAATCCGATATTTTTGCGTCAACACATAATGAGGAGGGTTCCATATGAAACTGGTACTTCTATCAGGCGGTTCAGGTAAACGTCTCTGGCCATTGTCTAACGATTCACGTTCGAAGCAATTTCTGAAGGTACTTGAGAGCCCGACGGGTGAACCGGAATCCATGGTACAACGGGTATGGCGGCAGCTGGAGGAAGCTAATATGTCGGGTTCGGCTTATCTGGCTACCGGCCGCAGCCAGGTGGAAATGATTCAGAGCCAGCTTGGCAGCGAGGTGCCTATCATCGTTGAGCCGGAACGCCGCGATACGTTTCCGGCGATTGCCCTGACAGCAGCCTACCTGTATTCCATGGAAGGCGTTTCGCCAAGCGAGACCGTGGCCATCCTGCCGGTCGATCCTTATGTGGAAGCCGCCTTCTTCGATACAGTAGTGCAGCTTGAGCAAACGATGCAGGAGAGCGGAGCGAACCTGGCGCTGATGGGTGTAGTACCCGAGCATGCTTCAGAAAAATACGGATATATCATTCCTACCAGCGCT carries:
- a CDS encoding O-antigen ligase family protein — encoded protein: MKMMSQNESNLTLPSLTSVKSGVMMTLICAMCLGLPLLIGFASAKLSSSSSLQGVILAGILFPAFLLALLKPKHLIAYTLLIWAVAPELRRIADWYEGVYHSVSLLSLAPLLTGATLAIPVLKEIHRIRKSSTRIILLFSVALAYGALIGLAKNGIGSVYDLANYIVPLLLIPFFAVTRFKPKDIDRLLYAFANIAVLVAIYGIIQYLTVPPWDAFWMRNADMMSIGTPYPLEIRVFSTLNSPGPAATFLVFALVPMILEKRWQGTLRWIGVLLVVVCLLTTLVRSAWLVLLVMLLVYIASSPSKGKWKTLLQLGFVAVALIWIVPKLPGAEGLVARMETLTSVQEDHSYNERLSLWQNMLPMVAANPVGQGIGSVGQGTKIGNGGELGEYGNMDNGVIALLLTFGVLGALFFFGALGAVIKQIVVRVTSKDSLQPYARLSLAAWMGAVVSLVSDNGFPGLKGYLIWMLIGLGLSAKEIIESRKKGTPHAAVEREITSH
- a CDS encoding WecB/TagA/CpsF family glycosyltransferase, whose amino-acid sequence is MNQVNMFDVNFDNYDFMDLLEYIDKTIKERNQSYILTCNVDHVIKLRKDKEFRAVYSEAGAVVADGMPLIWASKMLGKPLKQKVSGSDLFSRLGDAFEQRKYRLFFLGSAEGVPERATKNLKAAYPGMNIVGCYSPSYGFEHNEEENQRIIQMLTETQPDIVFVGVGAPKQEKWIYRHYTSYRAPISIGVGATFDFLSGSVKRAPDFMQKTGLEWFWRLSQEPGRLWKRYLVDDAQFLVLLLKELRKRDKIKGGRFE
- a CDS encoding glycosyltransferase, coding for MLEYGDVPKISIIICTYNRSVLLVKTLQSLLSLENLHQAEIIVVDNHSKDDTASVTKRFMETEGAEMDIRYLLEPVQGLSAARNTGILASKSPIIAFLDDDAIPCRTWITTIVDSFEQHPEVMAMGGKIAPIFESKRPEWLIKPFELPYTIVDLGDRVREYPKRLHPCGANMAMRKLVFDISLFPLELGRKGDSLLSGEETWLFGQIQGEGHSILYHPQMAVDHFVPAGRLTEDWIMKRYYSQGISNAMKSEGVKGNLILLVKTAAKVVYIMADSILSRSKGRKLLNRCRLESIRGTLHMIWNRKRQSAAG
- a CDS encoding O-antigen ligase family protein; its protein translation is MTNFGWGSKINALPYGMLYLVSALFLGTAVIYQPAIAVAAVLLIILLVVSLSRPELISYFVLLTTAISINFLYNGSMFGIEILSLYKLVILMLLVPCILVNGLKFRLSPPLWAMVALVFITFGFSIWLPEMSSSIAIKAFIGLSLPFVFLLINWKKEVAEKQIRIITLLPLVSVLAGVVLQAAHIHSFLDIEFTGAIRIQGANIPAHLAMLAFMGVGIAFIEVKRSPQHIKFFYTVLALNFLILIGTGTRGPILALVLMVLYYFYDISRQYLKGRTQYLIPLLCSFLLIVSAVYLQLDNIKKRSFERTTETGVDLSGRAEAWEYFLHKAEDSPLAGRGLGAVTVANDGSLYKGFVVPHNEYIRFYFDGGYVGAILLLLSLLAVFLLVYRALAPPVKPYYLLFIAAFLIYSFSDNTLSTVQSIIPFCWYLNCLYRSSQPTDSPQKEVIR
- a CDS encoding sugar transferase encodes the protein MSMQKLPEDYEAVLPKLYMLHAKEGNKGMDSYLVMKRIIDIFFSALGLLVLLPLFTLVAVLIKLEDPKGKVFFRQTRVGKEEKLFPMYKFRSMVSNAEELKANLMAYNEVSGAMFKIKNDPRITRTGRFLRKTSIDELPQLWNVLMGHMSLVGPRPPLVEEVAQYSEYDKQRLIVTPGCTGYWQVNARNSVGFDEMVQLDLTYIQIRSTMLDLKIIAKTALMLLGSKNAY